TTGTCCTGGTCAACATTCTCTTATTTTATATTGTAGCCGGTGGCATGGAGGATGAGAAGCGGAGGACCATTGCTGTTGGATTAGTACTTCTTGTTTTATTACTCTTGGTACCGGTTATTGACATGCTAAAAGATGACCCGGTCAAAAAGACTGCCTCCCAAAAAATTAAAGTTGCAATAATTCAGCCCAATATAGCCCAAAACTTGAAAGCTGATCTATCTAACAACGATGAGATTAAGGCCATCTACTTTCGCATGACCAAAAAGGCTGTAAAATCTAAGCCTGACTTGATTGTATGGCCTGAAAGCGTTTTTGCTTCGATGATTAACGGGGAGCAAGAATACCTTTCGAAAATAACCGATTTGACTTCCTCTACAAAAACTGAGCTTATTTTCGGAGGCATTAGTATGGATGCCCAGGGCAAGACTTATAACAATGCCATTTATGTCGATAGGCAAGGGAAATATCGGTCCTACCAAAAAATACACCTCGTGCCATTTGGCGAGTATGTGCCGTTTCGCCCGCTTGTCGAGAGGATAAATAGCTTGGCAAGGTTTGTAGAAGACCGTACGCCTGGAAAGACTTATTGGGTTTTTAACATGGCGAAAGATGGCTATCTACTGGGACGGTTTTCAACAGTCATTTGCTTCGAGTCATCAGATTCCAGGCTTGTTGGCAGGATGGTCCAGAACGGCGCTCGGATGATAGTTGTAATTACAAATGATGGTTGGTTCGGTAAAACTGCGGCTTTAGAGCAGCATTTTCGGATTACACGCATGCGTGCTGCGGAATACGGGGTTCCGGTTATACAGGCGGCAAATACCGGAGTTTCAGGTGTTATCGAAAGTAGCGGCAGAGTTAGTATAAGGACCCATAAAAACAAGCAGGCAATTCTAATACACCAGGTTGATTTCAGCAAAAGGCCAAGTTTTTACTCAAGATTCGGCCATTTAGTAACATGCCTTTCTCCGGCTGTATTGCTGGCAGGTATTTTAGGCAGGTTATTGAATATTAGGCCTGGGCAGGTGTGGTTTTTCCTTTAAGGGCCTGTCTACCAAAATGTTTGCAGTCTTGCGATTTTGGCAAAAAAAATAATCTAGGGTCTTGATTTAGCAGCAAGGCTATTGTAATATTCGTTTAGCACTCTAATATAAAGAGTGCTAAAAACACTGCTAGGAGGGTTGTTTTATGAATCTTAAGCCATTAAATGACCGCGTGATTATCAAACCAGTGGAGGCAGAGGAGACCACGAAAAGCGGGATTGTGATTCCGGACACCGCGAGAAAAGAAAGGCCTCAAGAGGGAGAAGTGGTTGCCGTTGGTCCGGGAAAACGCGGGGAAGACGGGAAGGTTCTTCCAATGTCTGTGAAAGTTGGAGATAAGGTTATTTACTCGAAATACGGAGGCAGTGAGATAAAAATTGATGATCAGGAATATCTCATCATGCGCGAGGATGATATTTTAGCTATTGTTGGCTAATAGATGAGCCGTTGGGCAGTGCTTAAAGTTTATTTTTAAACCTTAAAGGAGGGAAAGCATTAAATGGCAAAACTTATTGAGTATAATGAGGATGCCAGGCGCAAACTCGAAGCGGGCGTAAACAAACTAGCCGATACCGTAAAGGTCACACTTGGCCCCAAAGGTAGAAATGTCGTAATCGACAAAAAATTTGGCGCCCCGACAATTACTCACGATGGCGTAACCGTCGCTAAGGAAATTGAGCTAGAAGACGTTTACGAGAATATGGGCGCACAGCTTGCAAAAGAAATTGCCACTCAGACAAACGACGTTGCAGGCGATGGAACTACCACCGCAACAATTCTAGGTCAGGCTATCGTTCGCGAGGGCATGAAGAACGTGGCCGCAGGCGCAAATCCAATGTTTTTAAAGAGGGGTATCGATAAAACCGTTGCCAAGGCTGTTGAGGAGATCAAGAATCTCTCAAAGAGCATTGACACTAAGGAAGAGATTGCTTCAGTAGCGACTATTTCAGCCGCCGATTCTGACATCGGTAATCTAATTGCAGATGCAATGGATAAGGTGGGTAAAGATGGCGTCATTACTGTTGAGGAATCTCAAACTATCGGAACCCAACTCGAAGTCGTTGAAGGTTTACAGTTCGACAAAGGATATATTTCCGCGTACATGGTCACCGACGCGGAAAGAATGGAAGCGGTCCTCGACGAACCGCTAATTCTAATTGCCAATATGAAGATAGCGGCAATTGCCGATCTTCTACCAGTCCTCGAGAAAGTAATGCAGGCAGGAAAGCCACTACTTATCATTGCCGAAGATGTTGAGGGCGAAGCACTTGCTACCCTCATTGTCAACAAGATTCGCGGTACCTTTACCAGTGTTGCAGTAAAAGCACCTGGGTTTGGCGAGCGCAGGAA
The nucleotide sequence above comes from Bacillota bacterium. Encoded proteins:
- the lnt gene encoding apolipoprotein N-acyltransferase, with translation MDSLKSNILKNYILATASGLLLAIPFVYPSTGVLAWFALVPLFFAIRGGGLKDSLILGAVFGAVFFSTSLYWIQIFGYIAWISLSLVLSVWMVLFALGARAVMEKFTSTAQLVLIPALWATCELGRSVGPWGFAWGYIGSTVDNIYILKIASYFGELGVGFLIVLVNILLFYIVAGGMEDEKRRTIAVGLVLLVLLLLVPVIDMLKDDPVKKTASQKIKVAIIQPNIAQNLKADLSNNDEIKAIYFRMTKKAVKSKPDLIVWPESVFASMINGEQEYLSKITDLTSSTKTELIFGGISMDAQGKTYNNAIYVDRQGKYRSYQKIHLVPFGEYVPFRPLVERINSLARFVEDRTPGKTYWVFNMAKDGYLLGRFSTVICFESSDSRLVGRMVQNGARMIVVITNDGWFGKTAALEQHFRITRMRAAEYGVPVIQAANTGVSGVIESSGRVSIRTHKNKQAILIHQVDFSKRPSFYSRFGHLVTCLSPAVLLAGILGRLLNIRPGQVWFFL
- the groES gene encoding co-chaperone GroES; its protein translation is MNLKPLNDRVIIKPVEAEETTKSGIVIPDTARKERPQEGEVVAVGPGKRGEDGKVLPMSVKVGDKVIYSKYGGSEIKIDDQEYLIMREDDILAIVG
- the groL gene encoding chaperonin GroEL (60 kDa chaperone family; promotes refolding of misfolded polypeptides especially under stressful conditions; forms two stacked rings of heptamers to form a barrel-shaped 14mer; ends can be capped by GroES; misfolded proteins enter the barrel where they are refolded when GroES binds), with translation MAKLIEYNEDARRKLEAGVNKLADTVKVTLGPKGRNVVIDKKFGAPTITHDGVTVAKEIELEDVYENMGAQLAKEIATQTNDVAGDGTTTATILGQAIVREGMKNVAAGANPMFLKRGIDKTVAKAVEEIKNLSKSIDTKEEIASVATISAADSDIGNLIADAMDKVGKDGVITVEESQTIGTQLEVVEGLQFDKGYISAYMVTDAERMEAVLDEPLILIANMKIAAIADLLPVLEKVMQAGKPLLIIAEDVEGEALATLIVNKIRGTFTSVAVKAPGFGERRKAMLQDIAIVTGGQVITEELGIKLDSVTLDMLGRADRVKVTKENTVIVGGSGKPEDIQARIGQIKAEIEQSDSEFDREKLQERLAKLAGGVAVIRVGAATETEMKEKKHRIEDALSATKAAVEEGIVPGGEVTLINIIPAVSKFSETLEGDEKIGAQIIERALEAPLRQLAMNAGYEGSIVVEKVKSMENGQGLNVVTGEYTDMMKAGVIDPAKVTRSALQNAASIASLILTTEAAVAEKPAEEGAGAMGGMGGGMPGMM